One genomic window of Leopardus geoffroyi isolate Oge1 chromosome C3, O.geoffroyi_Oge1_pat1.0, whole genome shotgun sequence includes the following:
- the LOC123585331 gene encoding ankyrin repeat domain-containing protein 26-like isoform X3, whose translation MSKEGTAKSAMEAKEDGVGIIENVPPEQAVNDSLTSAGGVHKNYRSDIMSALKLGEEGDVEPPSLPEYQVPLKVEEKKKHRGSDMEVSENIHGAAAAGLIPQRQNGKTDNHQLPITENKDSDR comes from the exons GAAGGAACAGCAAAGTCAGCAATGGAAGCAAAGGAAGATGGTGTTGGTATTATTGAAAATGTGCCACCAGAGCAAGCAGTTAATGACAGTTTGACTTCTGCTGGTGGAGTGCATAAAAATTACAGAAGTG ATATCATGTCAGCATTAAAATTAGGAGAAGAGGGAGATGTAGAACCACCTTCTCTTCCTGAG TATCAAGTTCCATTAAaggttgaagaaaaaaagaagcacagaggAAGTGACATGGAAGTATCAGAAAACATACATGGTGCTGCGGCTGCTGGATTAATTCCACAAAGACAGAATGGAAAAACTGATAACCATCAATTGCctattacagaaaataaagattcTGATAG